The DNA segment CACATCTCCCTGCACTGCCAAGGGTGGTAGGCCTAGAGTAGAAATGAAGATAACAGGTAGTGCTGTACTTCATGCTGTATGATCCTTCAACACAGCTTTTAATAGGCTGATGATATGTTATGTGTTTCTATCCAGCAACATTAGACAGAAAGGAAATTATATCTGCTGAATGCTGAAAGTCACTGGGATGTGGCAGAGGTTCTGGTTTGAGTCAATAGCTATCTCTTTTTTTGTGTCCGAGGCCTGAGGGGAGGTGTAGAATAGATTGTTGTGATCTCAAGCCTCCCTGTCCCTATATCCTGCCATgcctgcgtctgtctgtctgtctgtctgcctcactTTCCCTGcttctgtacctgtttctctACCCCTATCtaactgtcctctctctctctccgtctccttccAGTCTCCCACCTTCTCCAGAGCTTCACCGAGGGAGAACTGAAGAAGGTGATCGGGACCCTGATTGACAGGAGTAGCAAGAGGAGAGGCAGGAACAGTGGAGAGGAGAGCCAGGAGAGCTCCTCCCAAAGGACTAAGGGAGCTAAGAGTGGGCGCAGGAAGAGGTTAAAGCCGTGCTCTCTGCGGGAGGTGGAGGTGACGGTGGGGGAACTGGGGCTGGGCTACGACAGCGACGAGACTCTCCTCTTCAGGTACTGCAGCGGCAGGTGCGCCGCTCGCCGACTACGCAACTATGACATCGTCCTGGAACACACGAGGAGGACGGGGCTCATTAGAAAGGGGCGGAGAGACAAGGTGCAGTACAGCCCGTGCTGTCGGCCTATCGCGTACGAGAAGGATATCTCCTTCCTGGATAACAACAGTAGATACCACACGGTGCAGGAGGTGTTGGCACGAGAGTGTGGCTGTACGTGACCCTGGGGGAGGTGTGTAAACGGTTAATAACGACTACATCCTCTGAACCACCAATGAATACCGGCTACTGGGATGATATCGTAAGAGCATAATATGATGTCTCGGTGTGGATACAATGCCTCATGAAAAACGAGACTTGTCATCGCAGGTGTTATGGCCACGTGATGCAGGNNNNNNNNNNNNNNNNNNNNNNNNNNNNNNNNNNNNNNNNNNNNNNNNN comes from the Salmo trutta chromosome 21, fSalTru1.1, whole genome shotgun sequence genome and includes:
- the LOC115157560 gene encoding neurturin-like; this encodes MKAGLHRTARAVDTISSLLSQFSHLLQSFTEGELKKVIGTLIDRSSKRRGRNSGEESQESSSQRTKGAKSGRRKRLKPCSLREVEVTVGELGLGYDSDETLLFRYCSGRCAARRLRNYDIVLEHTRRTGLIRKGRRDKVQYSPCCRPIAYEKDISFLDNNSRYHTVQEVLARECGCT